In Arcobacter sp. F155, the genomic window TATTTTTATCATTAAACAAATGAGTAAAGCTATCTTGTATCATCTCTATATATAGAAAATAATTTAAACTACAAAATATAAGAATTAGAATAGAATTCACGTATTTTTTTTCCATAAGGGAAGAACCTTTAATTCTTTTAAAATAACTAAAAACTTAACTAATTCTACATTTTAGAGAATTAAAGTTCTATTAAATTAATAATTATTTTAAATACAATTATCGAAAAAAGGGAATTTATTGGATATAGTTGAGAGAATCAATAGTTTAATAAAAGAAAAAAACTTAACAAAAAGAGAGTTTGCTAAAAGACTTAGAGACCTAGAACCTAAGTTGAAAACTACAGGGGAGACTCCAACTGAAAAAACTATATACAAATATCTTGATGGAAATAGTTCGATTAAAGTTGAACTTCTCCCTTATATTGCTGAGGCTCTACAAGTAACAGAACAAGAACTATTTACCTATGATAAAAAAAGTAGAAAAAAATATCTACAAAATATAATGAGAAATATAAGTCAAGATGAACTTAAAATTATAAAAAATAGAATAGAGCTAATTGAGCCTGAAACTCCACTTGAAAAAGAATCATCAGATAGATACAAAGATAGTAGTGAATTAAAAGAGATTATAGAACTACTACCTTATGCACCTAAACCACTACTTGAAAACCTAAAAATTAAACTAAAAGAGATAAAAGAGTTTAATAGGAGTATTTAAAAATTATACTCTGGTTTGGGTTGGGCTACTAATAACTCTTCTTGGATGAACTCTTCATTTATAATATCCTCATATAGATATTTTTGAAATCCTATAAATGAGTCCCTTATTTCTGATATTTCTCCAAGTGCTTCTCTAGCATCATTTATAGCATGATACTTAGTAACAAGTAAATCAGCTAACCTTTTATCATCTAATTCTTTTACTCCACCATGAATATATTGTTCTAAAACAAAATTCAAAAACTCTTGTTTCGCTTCATCATAGTGGCTTATTTTTATTTTTGCCTTTTGTGCTCTATGTAATCTTGGCACTAACTCTTTATGATAAGAGATATAAGATAGAACATCATACAAATCACTATCTTGTGCATCTATTACCTTTTTCAAATCTTCCAGTTGCTCTAGGGTATACCCTGCTTCACTAAGCTCTTCTAATAGTCTTTTTCTAGTATCAGGAATACTCCAAATTCTTCTAAGCTCTTCTTCACTTTGAAAGAAGTTTGGAATATCATCAAAAAGTTTTTTCACAAATTCACCTGCTGACATGGGAGCTCCTTCAGGTGAATAAAATAGTGTACGAACCATGGAGTCTAGATTACGATAGTTTCCATCTGATAATTTAACTTTTACCATCTTTCTAGGTGGCTTTTCGCATACACAAGGAGTATTATTACACAGTTTACATGGCTCTACTTCTGGTGGTGGGCATATACAAGGCCTTACTCCACATACTTTACAAGGTTCTTTTGGTGTTGGTGGCTCTGGGTCTGCTGGTTCACCATCCCATTCCTTATCATGAAAATGTTTATAAGCATCATAAAAATCATAAATAGTAAAGTAATCTTTCCCTTCAAAAAGTCTTGTACCTCGCCCAATAATTTGCTTAAATTCGACCATAGAGTTTACAGTTCTTAAAAGTACAATATTTCTAACCTCTGGAGCATCAACTCCAGTGCTAAGTTTTCTTGATGTTGTAAGTATTGTTGGCAATGTTTTTTCATTGTCTTGAAAATCTCTTAAAAACTTCTCACCTCTAGCTCCATCATTAGCTCCAACTCTATGACAATAATCAATACTTCTATTTTCTGCCATTTGATTTATAAGATTTCTTATAGCTGCTGCATGAGCTTGTGTTTCACAAAATACTAAAGTTTTTTGACTTTGGTCTATCATTTTCATAAAGGTTTTTACTCTATATTTCTCAATATCCATAAGCTCAATAACTCTATTTTGTTCCTCTTTTGTGTACTCTTTCCCCTCTTCTATCTCACCTTCTATGATTTCATCTTCACTTGTGTAGATATAAGTATCTCCTGTAGTTGAAATATCTTTTACTTTAAAAGGTGTTAAGAAACCATCGTTTATTCCCTCTTTTAAAGAGTACTCATATACTGGTTTTCCAAAGTAAGCATAGGTGTCGCCATTTACATCTCTTTTTGGTGTTGCTGTTAGTCCTAACTGATAAGCTGGATTAAAATACTCTAAGATAGCTCTCCATGTACTTTCATCATTTGCTCCACCCCTATGACACTCATCAATCATAATAAAATCAAAATAATCCCTTGGATACTCTCCAAAGTTTGGAGTGTCATTTACTCCTGTCATAAAGGTTTGAAATATAGTGAAAAATATAGAGCCATTTTTAGGAACTCTTTTTTTCTTTCTAATCTCTTCTGGGTCTATTCGTACAAGTGCATCTTCTTCAAAAGCACCAAATGAGTTAAATGCTTGGTCTGCTAGTATATTTCTATCTGCTAAAAAGAGTATTCTAGGTGTTCTTTTAAAATCTTTTTGAATATTCCATCGTGAATGAAAAAGTATCCATGCTAACTGAAAAGCAATAGCTGTTTTTCCTGTACCTGTTGCTAGAGTTAGAAGGATTCTTTTTTTATCATTTGATATAGCTTTTAATACATTTGAAATAGCGTTTGTTTGGTAGTATCGAAGCTCCCATTTTCCACCTTGGGTTTCATAAGGAATTGAAAATAATCTATCTTCTATACTTCTTAATTCTGGGTATGTCATATTCCACAGTTCTTGTGGTGTTGGAAAAGATTTTATATCTTTTTCTTTTGCTTCATCCATATCAATAGAGTATATTCCAAGTCCATTTGTTGAGTATGCAAATCTTATTTGAAGTCTTTGGGCATACTCTTTTGCTTGTGCTACACCCTCACTATAGTGTAGGTCTCTTTTTTTGGCTTCTATGACTGCTAAACGACGATTTTTATAAATAAGTACATAATCAGCACTTAAAGCACGAGAACGTCTTCCATTTCCTATAAGTCTTCCTTTACTTATAGGATATTCTAAATGTATTCTACTATTCTCAACTACTCCCCAGCCTGCTTTTTTAAGTGCTGGGTCTATTAAATCGTGTTTTGTTTGTGCTTCATTCATATTAACCCTTACAATATTTTAGACTCTACTTATCTTCAATTTCTGTTTCATACTGTTTTCTATAGTAATTTATATAATCAACTGTTGCATGAGGATTTAGTTCATAGTAATATCTACAAAGTTTTTTATACAAATATAATATCTCTTCATCAAAACAGAAATCCAATAAACCATCAAGTATTTTTTCAATATGCCTTTCATCTTTAACTTTACTTATAATAATCTTATTCACTAAAGGTTCATACTCTTCTATTGCTAATTTTGATAAATTACTAAGCTTTTTTGCAATCTCTTCAATACCTTGTGAATTATCTGCCATCATTTACACCTTTTTAGACTAGTTCTCCACTAAATGCTTTTTGTAAGATTGATTTTTTTAGTTCTTCTAGGTTTTCTAGTTTTTGTTGGTATTTTTCTTCTAGTTTTTTTGTTTCTTGTTCTAAAACACTTAACTCATTTACTATTTCTTTTTGTATATTTAATTTTGGTTTATTTATGGGAAAACTTCGTAAATAGCCAAGTCCAACAAATTTTTGAGTTGAACCTTTTGCTTCTTTTTGCATTTTATTTATTACAAAACTTGAATCTAAATAATATTTCAAAAATAAACTACTATCAATCGTATTATCCACTCTAAATAATGCAACATTTTTAATAGCATAATTAGGTTCGTCAGTTATAACAATTGGATTACCTATAGTTCCTATCATAGCAAAAAGTATATCTCCAATATTAACTTTACTTCTTTTATTAATATTTACATAATCTTTCTCTGAAATATATCTTATTTTATCATAATTTAATTTACCAAATTTAAGGTTTTTTGATGTAATTAATGGATATCCTGACTCTTGATATTTAGGTGATTCGTGTGTTCCATCACGAACATCATAAAATTCACCTAATGTTTTTTCTTCCCAATCTCCACCTTTTTGTGAAAATATTTCATTAAGTCTACTTTGAAAAAGCTCTTTTGAGTTTTGAATATTTTTTTCAATATTCTCTTTTGCTTTATCAATAGCTTCAAAAGCTTTATCTAAAATCTTCACGATTTGTTTTTGTTTTTCTTTCTTTGGCGCATAAATTGGGAGCTCTCTTACATTTGCAATCTTTACCCTTGGTCTTGTTGCTCCTTTTTGTTGTGAATTAATTAAATCTTGTGTAATTGGTGAATTTAAATGATAACATAAATATTTAGTATCAATTTTTTCAGCTCTAATCCTAACTGTATCAGCAACAATAAGTCCATCATCAATATTTTCAACTATTGCAGATGCACCTAAAGGATTACCAAGCTTTGTCATCACAATATCACCTTGTTTATATGAATGTCTCTTTAACTCTTCATATTTTTCAGGTGTAACAAAATTTAAATTCTTTGGTATTATCAGAAAAGGTTTAATATTTTGTATTTTTAAAACAGGAATACCTTCATCTACAAAATGTTCCCTTTTTAAATTAGAACCAAAAGGACCATCAACAATATCCTTTTTAAAATTCTCACATAAATCTTTTAATAAAGTTATGTCTTTACTCATACCAACTCTTTAATAGAAGCTATAAGTTTATTTGTCTCACCATCCAAAGTTTCCATCTCTTCAAATATCTCTTTAGGAGTCCTTAACTTAACTTCATCTTCTTTATTTGGGTTATCAACACTTAAATCATAAGTACTTTCATCTATATCATTTATATTTATACTCCAAGAGTTTTCACTATCTTGGAAATCTTTTTGAAGAGATATAAACTCTTCCATATCCTTATCATTTAAAGGATTTGTTTTCCCCATATTTCGACCAGGATTTAGTTGATAATACCAAGTCTTTTTTGTAGGCTCACCCTTTGTGAAAAATAGTACTACAGTTTTTACACCAGCACCTGTGAAAGTCCCACTTGGCATGTCTAAAATAGTATGAAGATTACAAGATTCTAAAAGATGTTTTCGTAAAGCTATTGAAGCATTGTCACTGTTACTTAAAATTGTGTTTTTTATCACAACTGCTGCTCTTCCTCCTGCTTTTAGTGATTTGATAAAATGTTGCATAAATAAAAAGGCTGTTTCACCTGTCTTTATATCAAAGTTTTGTTGTACTTCTTTTCTTTCTTTTCCGCCAAATGGTGGGTTTGCTAAAATCACATGGTATCTATCTTTTTCTTGTATATCTCGAATAGGTTCAGCTAAAGTATTTACATGTTTGATATTTGGAGCTTCTATACCATGAAGTATCATATTCATAATACCTATAACATAAGCTAGATTTTTCTTCTCTTTTCCGTAAAAAGTCTTTTCTTGTAGAATTTTTAGATTGTCTACATTTTTATTCATACGTTCATACATATAATCATATGTTTCACATAAAAATCCTGCACTTCCTACTGCTCCATCATAAACCTTCTCACCTATTTGAGGATTGATTATATTTATCATAGCTCGAATAAGAGGTCTTGGTGTATAGTATTGACCTCCATTTCTTCCTGCATTTCCCATATTTTTGATTTTTGTTTCGTATAAGTGACTTAGTTCATGCTTGTCTTTACTTGACTTAAAAGGAAGTTCATCAGCAAGTTCAACTATCTCTCTTAAGTTATATCCACTTTGAATTTTGTTTTTAAGTTCTGAAAATATCTCACCTATTTTGTACTCTATTGTTTGAGCATTGTCAGTTTTTTCTTTAAATTTAGCAAGATAAGGAAAAAGTTCTAAGTCAACAAAATCAACTAAATCTTTTCCAGTCTTTACTTCTTGATGCTCTAACTCACCTTTTTCATTTCTTGGCATAGCCCATGAGTTCCATCTATATTTTTCATCTAGGATGTAAGTGTACTCTTCACCTGAAAGCTCTTTTATATCTTTTTTCTCTTTCTCCAAGTCATCTAAGTATCTTAAGAACATAACCCATGAAGTTTGACCTATATAGTCAAGCTCACTGTCAGCCCCTGAGTCTTTCCATAAAATATCATCTATATTTTTAAAAGTTTGTTCAAACATCTATTATTTTTATCCTAAAATTTATTTGTATATTTTGAAATA contains:
- a CDS encoding helix-turn-helix transcriptional regulator, with the translated sequence MDIVERINSLIKEKNLTKREFAKRLRDLEPKLKTTGETPTEKTIYKYLDGNSSIKVELLPYIAEALQVTEQELFTYDKKSRKKYLQNIMRNISQDELKIIKNRIELIEPETPLEKESSDRYKDSSELKEIIELLPYAPKPLLENLKIKLKEIKEFNRSI
- a CDS encoding restriction endonuclease subunit S — translated: MSKDITLLKDLCENFKKDIVDGPFGSNLKREHFVDEGIPVLKIQNIKPFLIIPKNLNFVTPEKYEELKRHSYKQGDIVMTKLGNPLGASAIVENIDDGLIVADTVRIRAEKIDTKYLCYHLNSPITQDLINSQQKGATRPRVKIANVRELPIYAPKKEKQKQIVKILDKAFEAIDKAKENIEKNIQNSKELFQSRLNEIFSQKGGDWEEKTLGEFYDVRDGTHESPKYQESGYPLITSKNLKFGKLNYDKIRYISEKDYVNINKRSKVNIGDILFAMIGTIGNPIVITDEPNYAIKNVALFRVDNTIDSSLFLKYYLDSSFVINKMQKEAKGSTQKFVGLGYLRSFPINKPKLNIQKEIVNELSVLEQETKKLEEKYQQKLENLEELKKSILQKAFSGELV
- the hsdR gene encoding EcoAI/FtnUII family type I restriction enzme subunit R, translated to MNEAQTKHDLIDPALKKAGWGVVENSRIHLEYPISKGRLIGNGRRSRALSADYVLIYKNRRLAVIEAKKRDLHYSEGVAQAKEYAQRLQIRFAYSTNGLGIYSIDMDEAKEKDIKSFPTPQELWNMTYPELRSIEDRLFSIPYETQGGKWELRYYQTNAISNVLKAISNDKKRILLTLATGTGKTAIAFQLAWILFHSRWNIQKDFKRTPRILFLADRNILADQAFNSFGAFEEDALVRIDPEEIRKKKRVPKNGSIFFTIFQTFMTGVNDTPNFGEYPRDYFDFIMIDECHRGGANDESTWRAILEYFNPAYQLGLTATPKRDVNGDTYAYFGKPVYEYSLKEGINDGFLTPFKVKDISTTGDTYIYTSEDEIIEGEIEEGKEYTKEEQNRVIELMDIEKYRVKTFMKMIDQSQKTLVFCETQAHAAAIRNLINQMAENRSIDYCHRVGANDGARGEKFLRDFQDNEKTLPTILTTSRKLSTGVDAPEVRNIVLLRTVNSMVEFKQIIGRGTRLFEGKDYFTIYDFYDAYKHFHDKEWDGEPADPEPPTPKEPCKVCGVRPCICPPPEVEPCKLCNNTPCVCEKPPRKMVKVKLSDGNYRNLDSMVRTLFYSPEGAPMSAGEFVKKLFDDIPNFFQSEEELRRIWSIPDTRKRLLEELSEAGYTLEQLEDLKKVIDAQDSDLYDVLSYISYHKELVPRLHRAQKAKIKISHYDEAKQEFLNFVLEQYIHGGVKELDDKRLADLLVTKYHAINDAREALGEISEIRDSFIGFQKYLYEDIINEEFIQEELLVAQPKPEYNF
- a CDS encoding N-6 DNA methylase, which gives rise to MFEQTFKNIDDILWKDSGADSELDYIGQTSWVMFLRYLDDLEKEKKDIKELSGEEYTYILDEKYRWNSWAMPRNEKGELEHQEVKTGKDLVDFVDLELFPYLAKFKEKTDNAQTIEYKIGEIFSELKNKIQSGYNLREIVELADELPFKSSKDKHELSHLYETKIKNMGNAGRNGGQYYTPRPLIRAMINIINPQIGEKVYDGAVGSAGFLCETYDYMYERMNKNVDNLKILQEKTFYGKEKKNLAYVIGIMNMILHGIEAPNIKHVNTLAEPIRDIQEKDRYHVILANPPFGGKERKEVQQNFDIKTGETAFLFMQHFIKSLKAGGRAAVVIKNTILSNSDNASIALRKHLLESCNLHTILDMPSGTFTGAGVKTVVLFFTKGEPTKKTWYYQLNPGRNMGKTNPLNDKDMEEFISLQKDFQDSENSWSININDIDESTYDLSVDNPNKEDEVKLRTPKEIFEEMETLDGETNKLIASIKELV